CGACAGCCGCAGGCCCAGGTCTACGTCCTCTCCGGCAGCAAGAGGAAAGCGCTCGCTAAACCCACCTACGCGATCCAATGCGGCTCGGTGCACGAGGCAATTTGCTGAAATGAGGTACTGCGGCCGACCATCTTCGGTCCAGGCCATGGGGCGAAGTACGCCCTGACTCTCATAGTAACTCGACAGCCAGTCTTTTCCCATCGCACGAACAGCGCCCTGGACAGCAACCTCTCCCCTCCACCCAGCCGCGAAGCTAGCAGGCCACCCGACAGCAGGCAGACAGTCCGAGTCAAGGAAGGCCACCCACGGCCCCTTCGCTGCGCGCCAGCCCACGTTGCGAGCACATGCCGGCCCACGGCCTCCCCCCTGGAGGATTCGGACCGCTTCAGCCACGAACTCAACAGGCTGTTGAGAGGCGTCATCTATAACGATGAGCTCAAGGGGCCGTTCGTCTTCGGCAAGCCCTCGCCACCAGGTTCCCAGCCGGGCGAGTCCTTCTGGGTTGTCACGGACAGGGACAACGACGGAAATGCCCTTCAATCGAGGCGTCTCCTCCAGCCCAAGCTTGGAGACAGCAGCAGAGGCAACCGGAAATCCCCGAGGACGGCGGCTGAAGAGGGCAAGCGTCATGTCGCCAATGAGTTTGTCCGCCCCATGGCCAACATAGAAGCAGAAGAATTGCCGAGTCCCCGCTGACTCACTGTCTTGCCTCAGCGACGCCCCCCGCCGGCTGAAATGTCCCCGAAGAGGGCTCGGCCCAAGGCCTTTGTCTCCCGGTGGAGGCCTTCGCCGACGTGCCACTTCTTCCCGCGTCCACCG
The nucleotide sequence above comes from Myxococcus virescens. Encoded proteins:
- a CDS encoding glycosyltransferase — protein: MTLALFSRRPRGFPVASAAVSKLGLEETPRLKGISVVVPVRDNPEGLARLGTWWRGLAEDERPLELIVIDDASQQPVEFVAEAVRILQGGGRGPACARNVGWRAAKGPWVAFLDSDCLPAVGWPASFAAGWRGEVAVQGAVRAMGKDWLSSYYESQGVLRPMAWTEDGRPQYLISANCLVHRAALDRVGGFSERFPLAAGEDVDLGLRLSQLGALRWCAEARVTHDFEPSLRAFFRRFLRYGRGNRMLADGQSDSTGDFFSPRPFLPLLRRPENFLLAGLAFAALGVGWLLEGHGIRRSSNDLQEGE